One region of Pirellulales bacterium genomic DNA includes:
- a CDS encoding isocitrate/isopropylmalate dehydrogenase family protein, which yields MPYEVTLITGDGTGPELAEAARMCVDATGVKINWDVQEAGVDVMARTGTPLPDAVLESIKRTKCALKAPITTPVGTGFRSINVYLRQAFGLYACVRPCKIYPGVRTYFDKLPVDLVIMRENTEDLYAGTEFERGKPETAELIEWINAHSQTGKIKTPPGETGVSIKPISVSASERMFRYSFDYARANGRKKVTAVHKANIMKFSDGLWLEVARNVAKEYPEIEFEDRIVDNMCMQLVQKPELYDMLVLPNLYGDVLSDLAAGLVGGLGVAPGANIGPNGAVFEATHGSAPKYKGLNKVNPTALILSGMLMLRHLGELDAANRLEQAVARVIAAGRDVTYDLKADRNDPTAVGTREMAAAVCGEL from the coding sequence ATGCCTTACGAAGTTACCCTGATCACTGGCGATGGTACTGGTCCCGAACTGGCCGAGGCCGCCCGCATGTGCGTGGACGCCACCGGCGTGAAAATCAACTGGGACGTGCAAGAAGCGGGTGTGGATGTTATGGCCCGCACCGGCACGCCGTTGCCGGACGCCGTGCTGGAAAGCATCAAACGTACCAAATGCGCGCTCAAGGCCCCCATCACCACGCCGGTCGGCACGGGCTTTCGGTCGATCAATGTCTATCTGCGGCAGGCGTTTGGACTGTATGCCTGCGTGCGCCCCTGCAAAATTTACCCCGGCGTGCGGACCTATTTTGACAAACTGCCGGTGGACCTGGTCATTATGCGGGAAAACACCGAGGACCTGTATGCCGGGACCGAGTTTGAACGGGGCAAGCCCGAAACCGCGGAACTGATCGAATGGATCAACGCCCATAGCCAAACGGGCAAGATCAAGACCCCCCCCGGCGAAACCGGCGTCAGCATCAAGCCCATCAGCGTAAGCGCCAGCGAGCGGATGTTTCGGTACTCGTTTGATTATGCCCGGGCGAATGGCCGCAAGAAAGTCACCGCCGTGCACAAGGCGAACATCATGAAGTTTTCGGACGGCTTGTGGCTGGAAGTCGCGCGGAATGTGGCAAAGGAATATCCCGAGATCGAGTTTGAGGACCGCATAGTCGATAACATGTGCATGCAACTGGTCCAAAAACCCGAACTGTACGACATGCTGGTCCTGCCCAACCTATATGGCGATGTGCTGAGCGACCTGGCGGCGGGGCTGGTGGGGGGCTTGGGCGTGGCACCCGGGGCAAATATCGGCCCCAATGGGGCGGTGTTTGAGGCGACGCACGGCAGCGCGCCCAAGTACAAGGGACTGAACAAAGTCAATCCCACGGCGCTGATCCTGTCAGGCATGCTGATGCTACGCCACCTGGGGGAGCTGGACGCGGCAAATCGACTGGAACAAGCCGTGGCGCGCGTAATTGCCGCTGGCCGGGACGTGACCTACGACCTCAAGGCCGACCGCAACGACCCGACGGCGGTCGGCACGCGGGAAATGGCGGCGGCGGTGTGCGGGGAGTTGTGA
- a CDS encoding glycoside hydrolase family 30 beta sandwich domain-containing protein: MFQGFIRGVSGPKKNACYFASAVCAWALIVITANAQTQVTINQNQTYQRMAGFGASLTDSAGAALATLNPTARENLMRALFDPAAGAGLSFLRQPMGVSDFRRADYTYNDTLGDYAMTQFNINGDLALYPNSNVSLVSLLQSAQSHNPALRIMGSPWTAPGWMKAGTAGNIVPQPGVNQTLYAGTLNNNSQTIPAYANYFAKYVQAYAAQGLQIDYVTPQNEPYFNGGFAYPAMTLTPTQQGNLIRAIGQNFATATVNPALPHDPVTNPYLSQTTRIVMHDHNWSDAVTGNAPSTNITAILNNPAIAQYVHGVAFHGYGGDVSAQTIVHNAYPDKATFFTEQTGTVGSNFGNDLMYDMRTLVVGGTRNWASSIVKFNLALDQTSGPKIRTITFDNGGGNTVTADSGFNRARGVVTINSITGAITFNEEYYALGHIAKFVQPDAVRIDTNANKTVAFLNPDQTLALIAYNDAGQSQIFRFNWKGRFFTYQLPPQSAVTFRWQENLLSSPVEVYQTTGNRADLLARKANVRFIPEPGIWAWGLAILVMLAGYICHKQQFVLKFDGLGFIT; encoded by the coding sequence ATGTTTCAAGGCTTTATTCGCGGCGTATCTGGGCCTAAAAAAAATGCTTGCTATTTCGCCTCGGCAGTCTGTGCCTGGGCGTTAATCGTAATTACCGCCAACGCCCAAACCCAGGTGACAATCAATCAAAACCAAACGTATCAGCGAATGGCTGGTTTTGGGGCGTCATTGACGGATTCAGCCGGCGCGGCTTTGGCCACGCTCAATCCCACCGCCCGCGAAAATCTCATGCGGGCACTCTTTGATCCCGCCGCGGGGGCCGGACTCAGCTTTTTGCGGCAACCGATGGGCGTGAGCGATTTTCGCCGGGCGGATTACACCTATAACGACACGTTGGGCGATTACGCCATGACGCAGTTTAACATCAATGGAGATCTGGCGCTTTACCCTAACTCCAATGTCTCGTTGGTGTCGTTGTTACAAAGCGCTCAATCACATAATCCCGCGCTGCGGATCATGGGTTCCCCCTGGACGGCCCCCGGCTGGATGAAAGCCGGCACAGCGGGAAACATCGTCCCGCAACCCGGCGTCAACCAGACGTTGTACGCCGGCACGCTCAATAACAATAGCCAAACGATCCCCGCCTACGCCAACTACTTTGCCAAATATGTGCAGGCCTACGCGGCCCAGGGCCTTCAGATCGACTACGTTACGCCGCAAAACGAGCCTTATTTCAACGGCGGCTTTGCCTATCCGGCCATGACCCTCACGCCGACGCAGCAGGGAAATCTTATTCGCGCCATCGGTCAAAACTTTGCCACGGCCACGGTCAATCCGGCCCTGCCGCACGATCCCGTTACGAATCCTTATCTTTCGCAAACGACCAGAATCGTCATGCACGATCATAATTGGAGCGACGCCGTGACCGGCAACGCCCCCTCCACCAATATCACGGCCATACTGAATAACCCCGCCATCGCGCAGTACGTGCATGGGGTGGCATTTCATGGCTATGGGGGGGACGTGTCCGCCCAGACGATCGTGCATAACGCCTATCCCGATAAGGCGACGTTTTTTACCGAGCAGACCGGCACGGTGGGCTCTAACTTTGGCAACGACCTGATGTACGACATGCGGACGCTGGTGGTGGGGGGGACGCGCAATTGGGCCTCGTCCATTGTCAAATTCAACCTGGCCCTGGATCAAACCAGCGGGCCCAAGATCCGCACGATCACCTTTGATAATGGCGGTGGCAATACCGTGACGGCGGATAGCGGCTTTAACCGCGCGCGGGGCGTGGTCACCATTAATAGCATCACGGGGGCCATTACTTTTAACGAGGAATACTACGCGCTGGGGCATATCGCCAAGTTTGTCCAACCGGACGCCGTGCGCATCGATACGAACGCAAATAAGACAGTGGCCTTTCTCAATCCCGATCAGACACTGGCCCTGATCGCGTATAACGACGCCGGCCAATCGCAAATTTTTCGGTTTAATTGGAAAGGGCGATTTTTTACCTATCAGCTTCCCCCGCAAAGCGCGGTGACCTTTCGCTGGCAAGAAAACCTGCTCAGCTCCCCCGTCGAGGTGTATCAAACCACGGGCAACCGCGCCGACCTGCTGGCGCGCAAGGCCAATGTGCGGTTTATTCCCGAGCCGGGCATTTGGGCGTGGGGGTTGGCGATTTTAGTGATGTTAGCGGGATATATTTGCCATAAGCAGCAATTTGTCCTAAAATTCGATGGATTAGGCTTCATCACTTAG
- a CDS encoding alkaline phosphatase family protein, with product MKFHSFPWLLSIIIALSFCREISTTAADHPTKTKYVLWVMLDGLRWQEVFHGADEGLINKDRGGVEKPDQVKAEFLRGTPAESRAALLPFLWTEVAKKGQIYGNQWEESVATVTNKELFSYPGYNEVLCGFADHKITSNDKNYNNNVTVLEWLHAKPEFAGRIAAFTSWEVFPYIINDRRSGIMVNGGLAPLTGITETAEVRLLNRLMAETPLYADETRPDALTFHAARLYLAAKKPRVLFVSFDETDAQGHAGRYDRVLGGAKKNDAFIRELWELAQSLPEYRDQTTLVITTDHGRGDPPVEWKNHNKNTPGSENIWLAVMGPDTRPLGERQKVAPVTQSQVAATVAALLGYDYRAYVPQAGEAIREVLGK from the coding sequence ATGAAATTCCACTCCTTCCCGTGGCTGCTGTCGATCATAATTGCTTTAAGTTTTTGCCGGGAAATCTCCACCACAGCGGCGGATCATCCGACCAAGACCAAATACGTCCTGTGGGTGATGCTGGACGGACTGCGGTGGCAAGAGGTTTTTCACGGCGCGGATGAGGGCCTGATCAACAAGGATCGGGGCGGGGTGGAAAAGCCGGACCAGGTCAAGGCGGAATTTTTACGAGGGACGCCCGCCGAAAGCCGCGCCGCCCTGCTGCCGTTTCTATGGACGGAGGTCGCTAAAAAAGGGCAAATTTATGGCAATCAGTGGGAAGAAAGCGTGGCCACGGTCACGAACAAAGAGCTATTCTCTTATCCCGGCTACAACGAGGTGCTGTGCGGTTTTGCCGATCACAAAATCACCAGCAACGATAAAAACTATAATAATAATGTGACCGTGCTCGAGTGGCTGCACGCCAAGCCCGAGTTTGCGGGGCGGATCGCGGCTTTTACCTCTTGGGAGGTGTTTCCTTACATCATCAACGACCGCCGCAGCGGCATCATGGTCAATGGCGGCTTGGCACCGCTGACGGGAATTACGGAGACCGCCGAAGTGCGGCTGCTCAATCGACTGATGGCCGAAACGCCCCTTTACGCCGACGAGACCCGCCCCGACGCGCTCACCTTTCACGCCGCGCGGCTGTATTTAGCCGCCAAAAAACCCCGCGTGCTGTTTGTCAGCTTTGACGAAACCGACGCCCAGGGGCATGCCGGCCGATACGACCGCGTGCTGGGCGGGGCCAAAAAGAACGACGCCTTCATCCGCGAGTTATGGGAACTGGCGCAATCCCTGCCGGAATACCGCGACCAAACGACGCTGGTCATCACGACCGACCACGGCCGGGGGGACCCGCCGGTCGAGTGGAAAAACCACAATAAAAACACGCCCGGATCGGAAAATATCTGGCTGGCGGTCATGGGGCCGGACACGCGGCCCCTGGGCGAGCGGCAAAAAGTGGCTCCCGTGACGCAAAGCCAAGTGGCGGCGACCGTTGCGGCGCTGTTAGGCTATGACTACCGGGCGTACGTCCCGCAAGCAGGCGAGGCGATTAGGGAAGTGTTGGGCAAGTAG